The following proteins are co-located in the Mycolicibacterium goodii genome:
- a CDS encoding PaaI family thioesterase: protein MTTSSTQTGADVMAQFLPQSPFVGKLGIVAENLADGQVRLRMPWDPSNVTLGDMVHGGAIATLADVTVMATAWAGAQVPDDLRGVTVSMSLQYLAPARATDLIGAGRVLRRGQSLVHCDVDIVTPDGTPVAKAVGTYKIG, encoded by the coding sequence ATGACGACCAGTTCGACTCAGACCGGCGCCGACGTGATGGCGCAGTTCCTGCCGCAGTCTCCGTTCGTCGGCAAGCTCGGCATCGTGGCCGAGAACCTCGCGGACGGGCAGGTGCGCCTGCGGATGCCGTGGGATCCGTCGAACGTCACGCTCGGGGACATGGTGCACGGCGGGGCGATTGCCACGCTGGCCGATGTCACGGTGATGGCGACGGCCTGGGCCGGTGCGCAGGTGCCCGACGACCTGCGCGGCGTGACCGTGTCGATGTCGCTGCAGTACCTCGCCCCCGCACGCGCCACCGACCTGATCGGTGCGGGACGCGTGCTGCGCCGCGGGCAGTCGCTGGTGCACTGCGACGTGGACATCGTGACCCCGGACGGCACGCCCGTGGCCAAGGCCGTCGGGACCTACAAGATCGGCTGA
- a CDS encoding MFS transporter, giving the protein MEILDATILTPAIPLIASSLGVDAVDVNVAISAYLMTVAVLIPATGWLADRFGIRRVFIAAIALFTLASVGCALSVSLPMLVAMRVAQGIGGAMMVPVGRLAVLRSSDKADLVRAIALLTWPALAAPVVAPVLGGAIATLGNWRLIFAVNIPIGVIGILFALKLIGGDAMPRPRSLDWFGLLTLGSGIAATLLALENIRVSGTHWALVGGFGVAAVALLAAGLWRLLTVSNPLVQLRVLRVSTLRITVSAGSLYRLVITAVPFLLPLQFQLQFGWTPLAAGLMVAALFAGNLTIKPITTPLMRRFGIRTVLLANGAASVGCFGLLALLRPGLPVALMAVILYVSGALRSIGFTAYNSLAFSDVEGDDLTHANTLNASVQELASGLGIALAALLLSQLTSYSLTFVVLGAVLALTLVESVRLPATAGSHVSGHR; this is encoded by the coding sequence ATGGAGATCCTCGACGCCACGATCCTGACGCCGGCGATTCCGCTCATCGCGTCATCGCTGGGCGTCGACGCCGTCGACGTCAACGTCGCGATCTCGGCGTACCTGATGACCGTCGCGGTGCTGATCCCGGCGACCGGGTGGCTGGCCGACCGGTTCGGCATCCGCCGGGTGTTCATCGCCGCGATCGCGCTGTTCACACTGGCCTCGGTGGGCTGCGCACTGAGCGTGTCGCTGCCCATGCTGGTCGCGATGCGCGTCGCACAGGGGATCGGCGGGGCGATGATGGTGCCGGTCGGGCGCCTGGCGGTGCTGCGGTCCAGCGACAAGGCCGATCTGGTGCGCGCCATCGCGCTGCTGACGTGGCCCGCGCTCGCGGCCCCGGTGGTGGCGCCGGTGCTCGGCGGGGCGATCGCGACGCTGGGCAACTGGCGCCTGATCTTCGCGGTGAACATCCCGATCGGGGTGATCGGAATCCTGTTCGCGCTCAAGCTCATCGGGGGCGATGCGATGCCACGGCCACGCTCCCTGGACTGGTTCGGTTTGCTGACGCTCGGCTCTGGCATCGCCGCGACGCTGCTGGCCCTGGAGAACATCCGGGTGTCCGGTACGCACTGGGCGCTGGTCGGCGGCTTCGGTGTGGCCGCCGTTGCGCTGCTGGCCGCGGGGTTGTGGCGGTTGCTGACGGTGTCCAACCCGCTGGTCCAGCTGCGCGTGCTGCGGGTGTCGACGCTGCGCATCACGGTCTCGGCGGGCTCGCTGTACCGCTTGGTGATCACCGCGGTGCCCTTCCTGCTGCCGCTGCAGTTCCAGCTGCAGTTCGGGTGGACGCCGCTGGCCGCCGGGCTCATGGTGGCCGCCCTGTTCGCGGGCAACCTCACCATCAAGCCCATCACCACGCCGCTGATGCGCCGGTTCGGCATCCGGACCGTGCTGCTGGCCAACGGCGCGGCGTCGGTGGGGTGCTTCGGCCTGCTGGCGCTGCTGCGGCCCGGCCTGCCGGTGGCATTGATGGCCGTCATCCTCTATGTGAGCGGCGCGCTGCGCTCGATCGGCTTCACCGCCTACAACAGCCTGGCGTTCTCCGACGTGGAGGGCGACGACCTGACCCACGCCAACACCCTCAACGCGTCGGTGCAGGAGCTCGCGTCGGGTCTCGGCATCGCGCTCGCGGCCCTGCTGCTGAGCCAGCTGACCTCGTATTCGCTGACGTTCGTGGTGCTCGGCGCGGTGCTGGCGCTCACGCTCGTGGAAAGTGTCCGGCTGCCTGCCACCGCGGGCAGCCATGTCAGCGGCCACCGCTGA
- the cysD gene encoding sulfate adenylyltransferase subunit CysD — MTAVESAPAQTRSGRYELSHLRALEAEAIHIIREVAAEFERPVLLFSGGKDSIVMLHLAIKAFAPGRLPFPVMHVDTGHNFEEVIATRDALVQKYGLRLVVASVQDDIDAGRVVDNGPSRNPLQTVTLLRGIRENKFDAAFGGARRDEEKARAKERVFSFRDEFGQWDPKAQRPELWNIYNGRHRKGEHIRVFPLSNWTEYDIWAYIGAEDITLPAIYYAHDRKVFQRDGMLLAVHEFMQPRDGEEVFETSVRFRTVGDVTCTGCVESTAATVEQVIAETAVSRLTERGATRADDRISEAGMEDRKREGYF; from the coding sequence ATGACCGCAGTCGAGAGCGCCCCCGCGCAGACCCGCTCCGGCCGGTACGAACTGAGCCATCTGCGGGCCCTGGAAGCCGAGGCCATCCACATCATCCGCGAGGTCGCCGCCGAGTTCGAGCGTCCCGTGCTGCTGTTCTCCGGCGGCAAGGACTCGATCGTGATGCTGCACCTGGCGATCAAGGCGTTCGCCCCCGGCCGCCTGCCGTTCCCGGTCATGCACGTCGACACGGGCCACAACTTCGAAGAGGTCATCGCCACGCGCGATGCGCTGGTGCAGAAGTACGGCCTGCGTCTGGTGGTGGCCAGCGTGCAGGACGACATCGACGCGGGTCGTGTCGTGGACAACGGCCCGTCGCGCAACCCGCTGCAGACCGTGACGCTGCTGCGCGGCATCCGGGAGAACAAGTTCGACGCCGCCTTCGGCGGGGCCCGCCGCGACGAGGAGAAGGCCCGCGCCAAGGAGCGGGTGTTCAGCTTCCGCGACGAGTTCGGCCAGTGGGACCCCAAGGCGCAGCGCCCCGAACTGTGGAACATCTACAACGGCCGCCACCGCAAGGGCGAGCACATCCGGGTGTTCCCGCTGTCGAACTGGACCGAGTACGACATCTGGGCCTACATCGGCGCCGAGGACATCACACTGCCCGCCATCTATTACGCCCACGACCGCAAGGTGTTCCAGCGCGACGGCATGCTGCTCGCGGTACACGAGTTCATGCAGCCCCGCGACGGTGAAGAGGTCTTCGAGACCTCGGTGCGGTTCCGCACCGTCGGCGACGTCACCTGCACGGGTTGCGTCGAGTCGACCGCGGCCACCGTCGAGCAGGTCATCGCCGAGACCGCGGTGTCGCGGTTGACCGAGCGCGGGGCCACCCGCGCCGACGACCGCATCTCCGAGGCCGGCATGGAAGACCGCAAGCGCGAGGGATATTTCTGA
- the cysN gene encoding sulfate adenylyltransferase subunit CysN, with protein sequence MSTLLRLATAGSVDDGKSTLIGRLLYDSKAVMEDQLAAVERTSKERGHDYTDLALVTDGLRAEREQGITIDVAYRYFATAKRKFIIADTPGHIQYTRNMVTGTSTAQLAIVLVDARNGLLEQSRRHAFLASLLGIRHIVLAVNKMDLIGWDQQRFEAIRDEFHAFAARLDVHDVTAIPLSALQGDNVVTRSDKTPWYEGPALLAHLEDVYIAGDRNLVDVRFPVQYVIRPQTLDHADHRSYAGTVASGVMRPGDEIVVLPSGKTSRITEIAGTGGPVDEAFPPMAVSISLADDIDISRGDMIARPNNQPRVAQDFDATVCWMADESSLEPGREYLIKHTTRTTRAKVVDLDYRLDVNTLHRDKSATALKLNELGRISLRTRTPLLLDEYSRNPATGSFILIDPHTNGTVGAGMVLRDSRNETASPNTVRHESLITAEDRLTRGRTVWFTGLSGSGKSSVAMLVEQKLLAKGTPAYVLDGDNLRHGLNADLGFSMADRAENLRRLAHVASLLADSGQIVLVPAISPLEEHRELARRVSGESGVEFFEVFCDTPLADCERRDPKGLYAKARAGEITHFTGIDSPYQRPKNPDLRLTPEHSLDELADMVIEMLETRR encoded by the coding sequence ATGAGCACACTGCTACGGCTCGCGACCGCCGGATCGGTCGACGACGGCAAGTCCACCCTGATCGGCAGGCTGCTGTACGACTCGAAGGCCGTCATGGAGGATCAGCTCGCCGCCGTCGAGCGCACCTCCAAGGAACGCGGCCACGACTACACCGATCTGGCGTTGGTCACCGACGGCCTGCGCGCCGAGCGCGAACAGGGCATCACGATCGACGTCGCGTACCGCTACTTCGCCACGGCCAAGCGGAAATTCATCATCGCCGACACCCCGGGCCACATCCAGTACACCCGCAACATGGTGACCGGCACCTCCACCGCGCAACTGGCGATCGTGCTCGTCGACGCCCGCAACGGCCTGCTGGAGCAGTCGCGCAGGCACGCGTTCCTGGCGTCGCTGCTGGGCATCCGGCACATCGTGCTGGCTGTCAACAAGATGGACCTGATCGGCTGGGACCAGCAGCGCTTCGAGGCCATCCGCGACGAATTCCACGCGTTCGCAGCACGTCTGGACGTCCACGACGTCACCGCGATCCCGCTGTCGGCGCTGCAGGGCGACAACGTCGTCACCAGGAGCGACAAGACCCCGTGGTACGAGGGCCCGGCCCTGCTGGCCCACCTCGAAGACGTGTACATCGCCGGCGACCGCAACCTGGTCGACGTGCGGTTCCCGGTGCAGTACGTGATCCGGCCGCAGACCCTCGACCACGCCGACCACCGCAGCTACGCGGGCACCGTCGCCAGCGGCGTCATGCGTCCCGGCGACGAGATCGTGGTGCTGCCCAGCGGCAAGACCAGCCGCATCACCGAGATCGCCGGTACCGGTGGGCCTGTCGACGAGGCGTTCCCGCCCATGGCGGTGTCGATCAGCCTGGCCGACGACATCGACATCAGCCGCGGCGACATGATTGCCCGGCCCAACAACCAGCCCCGCGTCGCGCAGGACTTCGACGCCACGGTGTGCTGGATGGCCGACGAATCGTCGCTGGAACCCGGTCGCGAGTACCTGATCAAGCACACCACCCGCACCACCAGGGCGAAGGTGGTCGACCTCGACTACCGCCTCGACGTCAACACGCTGCACCGCGACAAGTCCGCGACCGCACTCAAACTCAATGAGCTGGGCCGGATCTCGCTGCGCACCCGGACGCCGCTGCTGCTCGACGAGTACAGCCGCAACCCGGCCACGGGCTCGTTCATCCTCATCGATCCGCACACCAACGGCACCGTCGGCGCGGGCATGGTGCTGCGCGACAGCCGCAACGAGACCGCGAGCCCAAACACGGTGCGGCACGAGTCGCTGATCACCGCAGAGGATCGGCTGACCCGGGGACGCACCGTGTGGTTCACCGGGCTGTCGGGATCCGGCAAGTCCTCGGTGGCGATGCTCGTCGAGCAGAAGCTACTGGCCAAGGGCACCCCGGCGTATGTGCTCGACGGGGACAACCTGCGGCACGGCCTCAACGCCGACCTCGGATTCTCGATGGCCGACCGGGCCGAGAACCTGCGCCGCCTGGCGCACGTCGCCTCGCTGCTCGCCGATTCCGGGCAGATCGTGCTGGTCCCGGCGATCAGCCCGCTCGAAGAGCACCGCGAACTGGCCCGGCGGGTGTCCGGCGAGAGCGGTGTGGAGTTCTTCGAGGTGTTCTGCGACACGCCGCTGGCGGACTGCGAACGCCGCGATCCCAAGGGCCTCTACGCCAAGGCCCGCGCCGGCGAGATCACCCACTTCACCGGCATCGACAGCCCGTACCAGCGTCCCAAGAATCCCGATCTGCGGCTCACACCGGAGCACTCGCTCGACGAGTTGGCCGATATGGTGATCGAGATGCTGGAGACCCGTAGGTGA
- a CDS encoding 3'(2'),5'-bisphosphate nucleotidase CysQ — MNDHELADRLATRAGDLLLDVRADFADAPAEKRKAAGDKQSHDFLMAELAEQRPGDAVLSEEGVDGPARLTAERVWIVDPLDGTREFSELGREDWAVHVALWSAGELVAGAVALPAQNMTLSTPDVAAPLPLEGPPRVVVSRTRPPAIALAVCDALGGTLVEMGSAGAKVAAVIRGHADVYVHAGGQYEWDSAAPVAVARAAGLHTSRIDGSPLAYNARDPRLPDLIVCRPELAEQVLAVTRS, encoded by the coding sequence GTGAACGACCACGAGCTGGCCGACCGGCTCGCCACCCGGGCCGGCGACCTGCTGCTCGATGTTCGCGCGGACTTCGCCGACGCACCCGCCGAAAAGCGCAAGGCCGCAGGTGACAAGCAGTCCCACGACTTCCTGATGGCCGAGCTGGCCGAGCAGCGCCCCGGTGACGCGGTGCTCTCCGAGGAGGGCGTCGACGGTCCGGCGCGGTTGACCGCCGAGCGGGTGTGGATCGTCGACCCGCTCGACGGCACCCGCGAGTTCTCCGAACTCGGCCGCGAGGACTGGGCGGTGCACGTCGCGCTGTGGAGCGCGGGCGAGTTGGTCGCCGGGGCGGTCGCGCTGCCCGCGCAGAACATGACCCTGTCGACGCCTGATGTCGCCGCGCCACTGCCGCTCGAGGGGCCGCCGCGGGTCGTGGTGTCGCGCACCAGACCGCCTGCGATCGCGCTGGCGGTGTGCGACGCGCTCGGCGGCACCCTGGTCGAAATGGGTTCGGCAGGAGCCAAAGTCGCCGCCGTGATCCGCGGGCACGCCGACGTGTACGTCCACGCCGGTGGGCAGTACGAGTGGGATTCGGCGGCGCCGGTCGCCGTCGCACGCGCGGCAGGGCTGCACACCTCACGCATCGACGGTTCGCCGCTCGCCTACAACGCCCGCGATCCCCGGCTTCCCGATCTGATCGTGTGCAGACCCGAGCTGGCCGAGCAGGTGCTGGCCGTCACCCGGTCCTGA
- a CDS encoding cysteine hydrolase family protein — protein sequence MTRPTLREISSLPAEPVRLADSALVLIDCQNTYTRGVMELEGVQAALDATAELLDRARTAGIPVIHIQHDSGPGSPYDIREEIGAIVDSVAPRGDEPVVVKNFPNSFVQTDLQQRLQAVNASNLVLAGFMTHMCVNSTARGAFNLGFAPTVVAAATATRSLPGPDGSVVPASAMQTASLAAIADLFAVVVPDVGSIPD from the coding sequence GTGACCCGTCCCACACTGCGTGAGATCTCCAGCCTGCCCGCCGAGCCGGTGCGCCTCGCGGACTCGGCCCTGGTGCTGATCGACTGCCAGAACACCTACACCCGGGGCGTCATGGAGCTCGAGGGGGTGCAGGCCGCGCTCGACGCCACCGCCGAACTGCTCGACCGCGCCCGCACCGCGGGCATCCCGGTCATCCACATCCAGCACGACTCCGGACCGGGCTCGCCCTATGACATCCGCGAGGAGATCGGCGCGATCGTCGACTCGGTGGCGCCCCGCGGCGACGAGCCCGTGGTGGTCAAGAACTTCCCGAACTCGTTCGTACAGACCGATCTTCAGCAGCGCCTCCAGGCCGTCAACGCCTCGAACCTGGTGCTGGCCGGGTTCATGACGCACATGTGCGTGAACTCCACCGCGCGCGGCGCGTTCAACCTCGGGTTCGCCCCGACGGTGGTGGCCGCCGCGACCGCGACGCGTTCGCTGCCCGGCCCCGACGGCTCGGTGGTGCCGGCCTCGGCCATGCAGACGGCGAGCCTGGCCGCCATCGCCGATCTGTTCGCCGTCGTCGTCCCGGATGTGGGAAGCATCCCGGATTGA
- a CDS encoding pyridoxamine 5'-phosphate oxidase family protein codes for MIPSTRVTRLDEKQRTSRRRLDELLDTIPLATIALVRDGHPVAFPIGFARVGNEFVIHGSTGSPWLRALADGAPAAASVTALDGVVVARSSFESSFRYRSATLFGAFEVIADDAKSDYLEALTDRFIPGRTAELRASTRKELAATLALRLAIGDDNWSLKISEGWPDDADEDVAAGGWAGVVPLTMQYGTPLTAPDVADGTPVPPSVRGMTGELR; via the coding sequence TTGATCCCGTCAACCCGCGTCACCCGGCTCGACGAGAAGCAGAGAACATCGCGGCGGCGCCTCGACGAGCTGCTCGACACCATCCCGCTGGCCACCATCGCACTCGTGCGGGACGGCCATCCCGTGGCGTTCCCGATCGGATTCGCCAGGGTCGGAAACGAATTCGTGATCCACGGCTCCACCGGCTCGCCGTGGCTGCGCGCACTGGCCGACGGGGCGCCCGCCGCGGCGTCGGTGACCGCTCTCGACGGTGTGGTGGTGGCGCGCAGCAGCTTCGAATCCTCGTTCCGGTACCGCAGCGCGACGCTGTTCGGAGCGTTCGAGGTGATCGCCGACGACGCCAAATCGGACTACCTCGAAGCCCTGACCGACCGTTTCATCCCGGGCCGCACCGCCGAACTGCGCGCGAGCACCCGCAAGGAACTCGCCGCGACGCTGGCGCTGAGGCTCGCGATCGGCGACGACAACTGGTCGCTCAAGATCAGTGAAGGCTGGCCCGACGACGCCGACGAGGACGTCGCGGCGGGCGGGTGGGCCGGCGTCGTCCCGCTGACGATGCAATACGGCACGCCGCTGACCGCGCCGGACGTCGCCGACGGCACCCCCGTGCCGCCGTCGGTACGCGGCATGACCGGCGAACTTCGGTGA
- a CDS encoding Rrf2 family transcriptional regulator — MRMSAKAEYAVRAMIQLATVGDGELLKTDDLAKAQGIPAQFLVDILSDLRTDRLVRSHRGRDGGYALARPANAISIADVLRCIDGPLASVRDIGLGDLPYSGPTAALTDVWRALRASMRSVLEETSLADVAAGALPAHVVKLAAVYRAQEEQRGHN; from the coding sequence ATGCGGATGTCGGCGAAGGCGGAGTATGCCGTCCGCGCCATGATTCAGTTGGCCACCGTCGGCGACGGCGAACTGCTGAAAACCGACGATCTGGCCAAGGCGCAGGGCATCCCCGCACAATTCCTCGTCGACATCCTGTCCGACCTGCGCACCGACCGTCTGGTCCGCAGCCACCGCGGCCGCGACGGCGGCTATGCGCTGGCCCGCCCGGCGAACGCGATCAGCATCGCCGACGTGCTGCGCTGCATCGACGGCCCGCTGGCCAGTGTGCGTGACATCGGGCTCGGCGACCTGCCGTACTCCGGGCCCACCGCCGCGCTGACCGACGTGTGGCGGGCCTTGCGCGCCAGCATGCGCTCGGTGCTGGAGGAGACCAGCCTGGCCGACGTCGCGGCAGGCGCGCTGCCTGCCCACGTCGTGAAGCTGGCCGCCGTCTACCGCGCGCAGGAAGAGCAGCGCGGCCACAACTGA
- a CDS encoding VOC family protein codes for MAITFNHTIVASRDRRESATFLTELFGLPEPREFGPFLAVQLNPDDRAGATLDYAQVAADDEIRPQHYAFLVSEDEFDAIYGKIRDRGLQHWADPHGSRPGEINHNDGGRGVYFQDPSGHYLEIITRPYGG; via the coding sequence ATGGCCATCACCTTCAACCACACCATCGTCGCCTCCCGGGATCGGCGGGAATCCGCAACGTTCCTCACCGAACTGTTCGGCCTGCCCGAACCACGCGAATTCGGCCCGTTCCTGGCCGTGCAGCTCAACCCCGACGATCGGGCCGGCGCCACCCTCGACTACGCCCAAGTGGCCGCCGACGACGAGATCCGGCCCCAGCACTACGCATTCCTGGTCTCCGAGGACGAGTTCGATGCGATCTACGGCAAGATCCGGGACCGGGGTCTGCAGCACTGGGCCGACCCGCACGGCAGCAGGCCCGGAGAGATCAACCACAACGACGGCGGCCGCGGCGTGTACTTCCAGGATCCGTCCGGGCACTATCTGGAGATCATCACGCGTCCGTATGGCGGCTGA
- a CDS encoding GNAT family N-acetyltransferase: protein MPHAPTLTGPRVRLREPVPDDAEALYARVASDPEVTRYLSWKPHQDSAETRRVITTLFNIGPEESWLIETDGEVVGVCGRRRRQAHEVELGYCLGRPWWRRGLMSEAVSVLIADTEHDPRVYRISAYCHVDNAGSAGVLRRCGLTLEGRLARYSVFPNLGDEPQDVLMFGKAVR, encoded by the coding sequence ATGCCGCACGCCCCGACGCTGACCGGCCCGCGGGTACGTCTGCGCGAACCCGTTCCCGACGACGCCGAGGCGCTGTACGCCCGCGTCGCCTCGGACCCCGAGGTGACCCGGTACCTGTCCTGGAAGCCCCATCAGGATTCGGCGGAAACGCGACGTGTCATCACGACGTTGTTCAACATCGGACCCGAGGAATCCTGGTTGATCGAGACCGATGGTGAGGTGGTGGGGGTATGCGGCCGGCGCCGCCGGCAGGCACACGAGGTCGAACTGGGCTACTGTCTGGGACGGCCCTGGTGGCGGCGGGGCCTCATGTCGGAGGCGGTGTCGGTGCTGATCGCCGACACCGAGCACGACCCACGCGTCTATAGGATCTCGGCGTACTGCCATGTGGACAACGCGGGTTCGGCCGGGGTGCTGCGGCGCTGCGGGCTGACCCTGGAAGGTCGCCTTGCGCGCTACAGCGTGTTCCCCAACCTCGGCGATGAGCCTCAGGATGTGTTGATGTTCGGAAAGGCGGTGCGGTGA